The proteins below are encoded in one region of Micromonospora sp. DSM 45708:
- the guaA gene encoding glutamine-hydrolyzing GMP synthase, with amino-acid sequence MSTPRPVLVVDFGAQYAQLIARRVREARVYSEIVPHSMPVSEMLAKDPAAIILSGGPSSVYAPGAPQIDAGMFDTDVPVFGICYGFQAMAQALGGTVSRTGNREYGGTPLRPRLTEPGVLLRDLPADLPVWMSHGDCVTEAPAGFTVTAESAGAPVAAFEDLAGRRAGVQFHPEVGHTAHGQEMLTRFLYDIAGVAPTWTPENIIDEQVARIREQVGDKEVICGLSGGVDSAVAAALVHRAVGDQLTCVFVDHGLLRAGEAEQVEKDYVAATGIRLKVVDARERFLGALAGVTDPEQKRKIIGREFIRVFEAAAREIAAHGDVEFLVQGTLYPDVVESGGGTGTANIKSHHNVGGLPEDLKFSLVEPLRTLFKDEVRTIGLELGLPEAMVWRHPFPGPGLAIRIIGAVDEERLAVLRKADLIARQELTAAGLDRGVWQFPVVLLADVRSVGVQGDGRTYGHPVVLRPVSSEDAMTADWSRLPYEVVARISTRITNEVAEVNRVVLDVTSKPPGTIEWE; translated from the coding sequence ATGAGCACGCCTCGCCCCGTCCTCGTGGTGGACTTCGGAGCCCAGTACGCCCAGCTCATCGCGCGCCGCGTCCGGGAGGCGAGGGTCTACTCGGAGATCGTCCCGCATTCCATGCCGGTGTCCGAGATGCTGGCGAAGGATCCGGCCGCGATCATCCTCTCCGGTGGTCCGTCCAGCGTCTACGCCCCGGGCGCCCCGCAGATCGACGCCGGGATGTTCGACACCGACGTGCCGGTCTTCGGCATCTGCTACGGCTTCCAGGCGATGGCCCAGGCGCTCGGCGGCACGGTGTCGCGCACCGGCAACCGCGAGTACGGCGGCACCCCGCTGCGTCCGCGCCTGACCGAGCCCGGCGTGCTGCTGCGTGACCTGCCGGCGGACCTGCCGGTCTGGATGAGTCACGGTGACTGCGTGACCGAGGCGCCGGCCGGCTTCACGGTCACCGCCGAGTCGGCGGGCGCGCCGGTCGCCGCGTTCGAGGATCTGGCCGGCCGGCGGGCGGGCGTGCAGTTCCACCCCGAGGTGGGGCACACCGCGCACGGGCAGGAGATGCTGACCCGTTTCCTGTACGACATCGCCGGCGTGGCCCCGACCTGGACGCCGGAGAACATCATCGACGAGCAGGTCGCCCGGATCCGTGAGCAGGTCGGCGACAAGGAGGTCATCTGCGGGCTCTCCGGCGGGGTCGACTCGGCGGTCGCGGCGGCGCTGGTGCACCGGGCCGTGGGGGACCAGCTCACCTGCGTCTTCGTCGACCACGGGCTGCTGCGGGCCGGTGAGGCCGAGCAGGTGGAGAAGGACTACGTGGCGGCGACCGGCATCCGGCTCAAGGTGGTCGACGCGCGCGAGCGGTTCCTCGGCGCGCTCGCCGGGGTGACCGATCCGGAGCAGAAGCGCAAGATCATCGGTCGGGAGTTCATCCGGGTCTTCGAGGCCGCCGCCCGGGAGATCGCCGCGCACGGCGACGTCGAGTTCCTGGTGCAGGGCACGCTCTATCCGGACGTGGTGGAGTCCGGCGGCGGCACCGGCACCGCCAACATCAAGAGTCACCACAACGTCGGCGGCCTGCCCGAGGACCTGAAGTTCTCCCTGGTCGAGCCGCTGCGCACGCTGTTCAAGGACGAGGTCCGCACGATCGGCCTGGAGCTGGGGCTGCCCGAGGCGATGGTCTGGCGGCACCCGTTCCCCGGCCCGGGCCTGGCCATCCGGATCATCGGCGCGGTCGACGAGGAGCGTCTCGCCGTGCTCCGCAAGGCCGACCTGATCGCCCGGCAGGAGCTGACCGCCGCCGGCCTGGACCGGGGAGTCTGGCAGTTCCCGGTGGTGCTGCTGGCCGACGTCCGCAGCGTCGGCGTGCAGGGCGACGGGCGCACCTACGGGCATCCGGTGGTGCTGCGCCCGGTCTCCAGCGAGGACGCGATGACCGCCGACTGGTCCCGCCTGCCCTACGAGGTGGTGGCCCGGATCTCCACCCGGATCACCAACGAGGTCGCCGAGGTCAACCGCGTGGTGCTGGACGTGACCAGCAAGCCGCCGGGCACCATCGAGTGGGAGTGA
- a CDS encoding GMC family oxidoreductase, whose amino-acid sequence MRYDVVVIGSGFGGSVTALRLAEKGYSVGVLEAGRRFADEEFPRTSWQARRFLWAPRLGCFGLQRITLLRSADRKAGGGVLVLSGAGVGGGSLVYANTLYEPLDAFYADPQWRDITDWRDELARHYDQAKRMLGVTTYPVDTGADRAMRAVAERMGVAHTFHPTPVGVHIGRPGQRVPDPYFGGVGPERTGCSHCGSCMTGCRHGAKNTLVKNYLWLAERLGVQVHPLTTVTAVRPDPAGGYAVHTARTGAWLRKRRAVIHADQVVFAAGALGTQRLLHEMKATGALPALSPRLGELTRTNSEAILGASVGSGAARRRGLDFSAGVAITSSFHPDPQTHIEPVRYGKGSNAMGLLQSLLVDGGPHRVRRWLGSIVRQPGLAARMLSVRGWSERTVIALVMQSVDNSLTTRWRGRRLVSGPGHGAANPTWIPAGNEAVRLLAEEIDGTPGGAVTEPFNIPMTAHILGGAVIGATPADGVVDPWHRVYGHPGLHVVDGAAVSANLGVNPSLTITAQAERAMSFWPNKGDADPRPAPGSAYTRLAPVPPRNPAVPPHAPAALR is encoded by the coding sequence ATGCGCTACGACGTGGTCGTCATCGGTTCGGGCTTCGGCGGCAGCGTCACCGCGCTCCGGCTGGCCGAGAAGGGCTACTCGGTGGGTGTCCTGGAGGCCGGCCGTCGCTTCGCCGACGAGGAGTTCCCGCGTACCTCCTGGCAGGCCCGGCGGTTCCTGTGGGCGCCGCGACTCGGCTGCTTCGGCCTGCAACGGATCACGTTGCTCCGCTCCGCCGACCGGAAGGCCGGCGGCGGCGTGCTGGTGCTCTCCGGCGCCGGGGTGGGCGGCGGCTCACTGGTCTACGCGAACACGCTCTACGAGCCGCTTGACGCGTTCTACGCCGACCCGCAGTGGCGGGACATCACCGACTGGCGCGACGAGCTGGCCCGCCACTACGACCAGGCGAAGCGGATGCTCGGCGTCACCACGTACCCGGTCGACACCGGCGCGGACCGGGCCATGCGGGCGGTGGCCGAGCGGATGGGGGTGGCGCACACGTTCCACCCGACGCCGGTCGGCGTGCACATCGGTCGGCCGGGCCAGCGGGTGCCCGACCCGTACTTCGGTGGGGTGGGGCCGGAGCGCACCGGGTGCAGCCACTGCGGGTCGTGCATGACCGGCTGCCGGCACGGCGCCAAGAACACGTTGGTCAAGAACTACCTCTGGCTAGCCGAGCGGCTCGGCGTGCAGGTCCATCCGTTGACCACGGTGACCGCGGTGCGCCCCGACCCGGCCGGCGGCTACGCGGTGCACACCGCGCGCACCGGGGCCTGGCTGCGCAAGCGCCGCGCGGTGATCCACGCCGACCAGGTGGTCTTCGCCGCCGGCGCGCTCGGCACCCAGCGGCTGCTGCACGAGATGAAGGCGACCGGCGCGCTGCCGGCGCTCTCGCCCCGGCTGGGCGAGCTGACCCGGACCAACTCGGAGGCCATCCTCGGCGCCTCGGTGGGCTCCGGCGCGGCCCGGCGGCGTGGCCTGGACTTCTCCGCGGGGGTGGCGATCACCAGTTCGTTCCACCCCGATCCGCAGACGCACATCGAGCCGGTCCGCTACGGCAAGGGCTCCAACGCGATGGGCCTGCTCCAGTCGTTGCTCGTCGACGGCGGGCCGCACCGGGTCCGGCGGTGGCTGGGCAGCATCGTCCGGCAGCCGGGGCTGGCCGCCCGGATGCTCTCCGTCCGCGGCTGGTCCGAACGCACCGTGATCGCGCTGGTCATGCAGTCGGTCGACAACTCGCTGACCACCCGCTGGCGGGGTCGCCGGCTGGTCAGCGGGCCGGGTCACGGCGCGGCCAACCCGACCTGGATCCCGGCCGGCAACGAGGCGGTCCGGCTGCTCGCCGAGGAGATCGACGGCACGCCGGGCGGCGCGGTGACCGAGCCGTTCAACATCCCGATGACCGCGCACATCCTCGGCGGCGCGGTGATCGGCGCCACCCCGGCCGACGGCGTCGTCGACCCCTGGCACCGGGTGTACGGCCATCCGGGGCTGCACGTGGTGGACGGCGCGGCGGTCTCGGCCAACCTGGGCGTCAACCCGTCGCTGACGATCACCGCGCAGGCGGAGCGGGCCATGTCGTTCTGGCCGAACAAGGGCGACGCGGACCCGCGGCCGGCGCCGGGTTCGGCGTACACCCGGCTGGCCCCGGTCCCGCCGCGCAACCCGGCCGTCCCCCCGCACGCTCCCGCCGCGCTCAGGTGA
- a CDS encoding helix-turn-helix transcriptional regulator, with product MRSVLICVRTPLAAQHLTSAAARLGLSGAVRTAVSDPEVMLRLAERPVDVVLADTALTRPDSAGFVRRVLARAPQAAVLLLGAEESESAAATISAGARGLIQNADHDLTSAVAKALLLLSAPGRANRHRVADTARDAAAVGGPTRAATPGRTPGGPGWPATATDPAGLPTVVPVQRGEDANDPAAEGAEAPQPGAGQRPARTPRSAIGLTERELQVLLGMAEGKSNAEIGRELFVSEDTVKTHARRLFRKLGARDRAHAVAAGFRAGLVA from the coding sequence GTGCGTAGCGTTCTAATCTGCGTTCGGACACCACTGGCAGCCCAGCATCTGACCTCCGCGGCAGCGCGGCTCGGGCTGTCCGGCGCCGTCCGGACGGCCGTCTCCGATCCCGAGGTGATGTTGCGGCTCGCCGAGCGCCCGGTCGACGTCGTCCTGGCCGACACCGCCCTGACCCGGCCGGACAGTGCCGGCTTCGTGCGGCGGGTGCTCGCCCGCGCCCCCCAGGCCGCGGTGCTGCTGCTCGGCGCCGAGGAGTCGGAGTCGGCGGCGGCCACCATCAGCGCCGGGGCGCGGGGCCTGATCCAGAATGCCGACCACGACCTGACCAGCGCGGTGGCGAAGGCGTTGCTGCTGCTCTCCGCCCCGGGGCGGGCCAACCGGCACCGGGTGGCCGACACCGCCCGGGACGCGGCGGCGGTCGGCGGGCCGACCCGGGCGGCGACGCCGGGGCGTACCCCGGGCGGGCCGGGCTGGCCGGCGACGGCGACGGATCCCGCGGGCCTGCCCACGGTGGTGCCGGTGCAGCGCGGCGAGGACGCCAACGACCCGGCGGCGGAGGGGGCGGAGGCGCCCCAGCCGGGCGCCGGCCAGCGCCCGGCGCGGACGCCGCGCAGCGCGATCGGGCTCACCGAGCGTGAGCTTCAGGTGCTGCTCGGCATGGCGGAGGGCAAGAGCAACGCGGAGATCGGGCGGGAGCTGTTCGTCTCCGAGGACACCGTCAAGACGCACGCCCGGCGGCTGTTCCGCAAGCTCGGCGCGCGCGACCGCGCGCACGCGGTGGCCGCCGGTTTCCGGGCCGGCCTGGTCGCCTGA
- the guaB gene encoding IMP dehydrogenase: protein MENSPSTENPAGPDGGELGGHLPELPAGSARVVPLGLTFDDVLLQPGESDVVPSRVNTRTRLTRNIELTVPLLSSAMDTVTEGRMAIAMARQGGIGVLHRNLSVEDQALQVDLVKRSESGMITNPVTASPDDTLRDVDALCGRYRISGVPVVDGQGQLVGIVTNRDMRFVSDPATPVRDIMTRTPLITAPVGVSKDDALDLLRRHKVEKLPIVDGSGALRGLITVKDFTKSEQYPNATKDEAGRLRVAAAVGVGEDGYKRARALVDAGVDVVIVDTAHGHQRAVLEMVARLKRDVTIDIVGGNIATYAGAKALVEAGADGVKVGVGPGAICTTRIVAGVGVPQVTAIMEAARAARPAGVPVIGDGGIQYSGDIAKALVAGADTVMLGSLLAGCEESPGELIFINGKQYKAYRGMGSLGAMQSRGQGKSYSKDRYFQQDVMAEDKLVPEGVEGQVPYRGPLAQVAHQLIGGLRAAMGYVGAESIPELHRRGQLIRITAAGLKESHPHDIQMTVEAPNYHSR, encoded by the coding sequence GTGGAGAATTCGCCCAGCACCGAGAACCCGGCCGGCCCCGACGGCGGCGAGCTGGGCGGCCATCTGCCCGAGCTGCCGGCCGGTTCCGCCCGGGTGGTGCCGCTCGGGCTGACCTTCGACGACGTGCTCCTCCAGCCCGGCGAGTCGGACGTGGTGCCCAGCCGGGTGAACACCCGGACCCGGCTCACCCGCAACATCGAGCTGACCGTGCCGCTGCTCTCCAGCGCGATGGACACCGTCACCGAGGGCCGGATGGCGATCGCCATGGCCCGCCAGGGCGGCATCGGCGTGCTGCACCGCAACCTCTCCGTCGAGGACCAGGCGCTCCAGGTCGACCTGGTCAAGCGCTCCGAATCCGGCATGATCACCAACCCGGTGACCGCCAGCCCGGACGACACGCTCCGCGACGTCGACGCGCTCTGCGGCCGTTACCGCATCTCCGGCGTCCCGGTGGTCGACGGGCAGGGCCAACTGGTCGGCATCGTGACCAACCGCGACATGCGCTTCGTCTCCGACCCGGCCACGCCGGTCCGCGACATCATGACCCGCACCCCGCTGATCACCGCGCCGGTCGGCGTGAGCAAGGACGACGCGCTCGACCTGCTGCGCCGCCACAAGGTGGAGAAGCTGCCGATCGTGGACGGGTCCGGCGCGCTGCGCGGCCTGATCACGGTCAAGGACTTCACCAAGAGCGAGCAGTACCCGAACGCCACCAAGGACGAGGCGGGCCGGCTCCGGGTCGCCGCCGCGGTCGGCGTGGGCGAGGACGGCTACAAGCGGGCCCGCGCGCTCGTCGACGCCGGCGTCGACGTGGTCATCGTGGACACCGCGCACGGTCACCAGCGGGCCGTGCTGGAGATGGTCGCCCGGCTCAAGCGGGACGTGACCATCGACATCGTGGGCGGCAACATCGCCACGTACGCGGGCGCGAAGGCGCTCGTCGAAGCCGGCGCCGACGGCGTCAAGGTGGGCGTCGGGCCGGGCGCCATCTGCACCACCCGGATCGTGGCCGGGGTGGGCGTGCCGCAGGTCACCGCGATCATGGAGGCGGCCCGGGCCGCCCGCCCGGCCGGCGTGCCGGTGATCGGCGACGGCGGCATCCAGTACTCGGGCGACATCGCCAAGGCGCTGGTGGCCGGCGCGGACACGGTGATGCTCGGCAGCCTGCTGGCCGGCTGCGAGGAGAGCCCCGGTGAGCTGATCTTCATCAACGGCAAGCAGTACAAGGCGTACCGGGGGATGGGCTCGCTCGGCGCGATGCAGTCGCGCGGTCAGGGCAAGTCGTACTCCAAGGACCGCTACTTCCAGCAGGACGTGATGGCCGAGGACAAGCTCGTCCCGGAGGGTGTCGAGGGCCAGGTGCCCTACCGGGGGCCGCTCGCCCAGGTCGCCCACCAGCTCATCGGCGGCCTGCGCGCCGCCATGGGTTACGTGGGTGCCGAGAGCATCCCGGAGCTGCACCGACGTGGCCAGCTCATCCGGATCACCGCGGCGGGGCTGAAGGAGAGCCACCCGCACGACATCCAGATGACCGTCGAGGCGCCCAACTACCACTCCCGCTGA
- a CDS encoding M1 family metallopeptidase, which produces MARRGGRRRLGLLACGTLLLAGCGPAEPDRGAATTAPGPTAARSFAPGAAGAGDPYFPSYGNGGYDVANYTIKVRYDPDTDKLTGTTTVRATATADLSAFNLDLAGLTVRSVTVDGAAARHARTDDELVVTPATGLTAGNGFVTEIRYDGKPTALRTEALGEGGWLHTDDGAIALGQPESASTWFPVNDHPSDKATYEVEITVPKGLTAVGNGVPKGRSTAGDWTTWRWSETSPMASYLTTVAIGKFRVTTAEHKGRPVFSAVTTQLPEGAPDRSIARTVEVADYLESLFGPYPFDAYGGVVVSDSRIRYALETQSRPVYSAGFFRQGDNTDVVAHELAHQWYGDSVSVQRWQDIWLNEGLATYAEWLWAEHSGSSTVQRTFEQKYAGASALVWRTPPGKPGVENLFGSSVYDRGAMTVHALRTAVGDTAFFTILRTWAADRKNGNATTADFVALAERVAGRQLDKVFDAWLFGTERPAMPKAR; this is translated from the coding sequence ATGGCGCGGCGCGGCGGACGACGACGGCTCGGGCTGCTTGCCTGCGGGACGCTGCTGCTGGCCGGCTGCGGACCGGCCGAACCGGACCGGGGCGCCGCGACGACCGCACCCGGTCCCACGGCCGCCCGGAGCTTCGCGCCGGGCGCGGCCGGCGCCGGCGACCCCTACTTCCCGAGCTACGGCAACGGCGGCTACGACGTCGCGAACTACACGATCAAGGTGCGCTACGACCCGGACACCGACAAGCTCACCGGCACCACCACGGTGCGCGCCACCGCGACCGCCGACCTGTCCGCGTTCAACCTGGACCTGGCCGGGCTGACCGTCCGGTCGGTCACCGTGGACGGCGCCGCCGCCCGGCACGCCCGCACCGACGACGAGCTGGTCGTCACGCCGGCCACCGGGCTCACCGCCGGCAACGGCTTCGTCACCGAGATCCGGTACGACGGCAAGCCGACGGCGCTGCGCACCGAGGCGCTCGGCGAGGGCGGCTGGCTGCACACCGACGACGGGGCGATCGCGCTCGGCCAGCCGGAGTCGGCGAGCACCTGGTTCCCGGTCAACGACCACCCGTCGGACAAGGCCACCTACGAGGTCGAGATCACCGTGCCGAAGGGGCTGACGGCGGTCGGCAACGGCGTGCCGAAGGGTAGGTCGACGGCCGGCGACTGGACCACGTGGCGCTGGTCGGAGACCTCGCCGATGGCCAGTTACCTGACCACCGTGGCGATCGGGAAGTTCCGGGTCACCACCGCCGAGCACAAGGGCCGGCCGGTCTTCAGCGCGGTCACCACGCAACTGCCCGAGGGTGCGCCGGACCGTTCGATCGCCCGCACCGTCGAGGTCGCCGACTACCTGGAGAGCCTGTTCGGCCCGTACCCGTTCGACGCGTACGGGGGTGTGGTGGTCTCCGACTCCCGGATCCGGTACGCGCTGGAGACGCAGAGTCGGCCGGTCTACTCGGCCGGGTTCTTCCGGCAGGGCGACAACACCGACGTGGTGGCGCACGAGCTGGCCCACCAGTGGTACGGCGACAGCGTCTCCGTCCAGCGCTGGCAGGACATCTGGCTCAACGAGGGACTGGCCACGTACGCGGAGTGGCTCTGGGCCGAGCACAGCGGGTCCTCGACCGTGCAGCGCACGTTCGAGCAGAAGTACGCGGGCGCCTCCGCCCTGGTGTGGCGGACGCCGCCGGGCAAGCCGGGCGTGGAGAACCTGTTCGGCAGCTCGGTCTACGACCGCGGTGCGATGACCGTGCACGCCCTGCGGACCGCGGTGGGCGACACCGCGTTCTTCACCATCCTGCGGACGTGGGCGGCCGATCGGAAGAACGGCAACGCCACCACCGCGGACTTCGTGGCGCTGGCGGAGCGGGTGGCCGGCCGGCAGCTCGACAAGGTCTTCGACGCGTGGCTGTTCGGCACCGAGCGTCCGGCCATGCCGAAGGCCCGGTGA
- a CDS encoding PspC domain-containing protein, whose translation MTSTNPFQTPYKQLRRPVSDRMIAGVASGLGRYFAIDPTLVRVAFAVTTVLTGGLAALAYPVMWFLMPEEPAGAPAWPHPPGTAPGWPPVPPAGPGPQAGPPPAA comes from the coding sequence ATGACCTCCACGAACCCCTTCCAGACCCCGTACAAGCAGCTCCGCCGGCCGGTGAGCGACCGCATGATCGCCGGCGTGGCCAGTGGCCTCGGACGCTACTTCGCCATCGACCCCACCCTGGTCCGGGTGGCCTTCGCGGTCACCACCGTGCTCACCGGCGGGCTGGCCGCGCTCGCGTACCCGGTGATGTGGTTCCTGATGCCCGAGGAGCCGGCCGGCGCGCCCGCCTGGCCGCACCCGCCGGGCACCGCGCCGGGCTGGCCGCCGGTCCCACCGGCCGGGCCGGGGCCGCAGGCCGGGCCGCCGCCCGCCGCCTGA
- a CDS encoding DUF5319 domain-containing protein — protein MHDEPIDPFNGDPADPAAGLHDSGDEDTLDPLTEVERQDVLEDLADLEIYQALLQPIGVRGLVIECEDCREPHYFDWDLLRGNLRHLLNSGRPRVHEPAYDPDPDHYVSWDYARGYADGVHDTLTEGTDDAASE, from the coding sequence GTGCACGACGAGCCCATCGACCCGTTCAACGGCGACCCGGCCGATCCGGCTGCCGGCCTGCACGATTCCGGCGACGAGGACACGCTCGACCCGCTGACCGAGGTCGAGCGTCAGGACGTGCTGGAGGATCTCGCCGATCTGGAGATCTACCAGGCCCTGCTCCAGCCGATCGGGGTGCGTGGCCTGGTGATCGAGTGCGAGGACTGCCGCGAGCCGCACTACTTCGACTGGGACCTGCTCCGGGGCAACCTGCGCCACCTGCTGAACTCGGGGCGTCCCCGGGTGCACGAGCCGGCCTACGACCCCGATCCCGACCACTACGTGAGCTGGGACTACGCCCGGGGCTACGCGGACGGCGTGCACGACACGCTCACCGAGGGCACGGACGACGCCGCGTCGGAGTGA
- a CDS encoding LCP family protein, whose amino-acid sequence MTRRRLLGLAALVAALLVAGGAVVATRLTGHHTPTPAAAPTTSPPGSPTPAPTTASPTPPPGADLTGPLNLMLVGVDTRVSIPGWEPHADAVLLLHVPAGLDRAYLFSLPRDLVVDIPAYPKARYPGGRTKLTHAMSYGSRVPGDKAHPSTAQGYELLRATVARYTGLRVDAGAVITFGGFDKLVDTLGGVDLYVDQKVASRHRRPDGTMRPLGGGGYTGPQMIYQKGDRHLVGWQALDYARQRYTAGGDYTRQRHQQQLVRALARKLLDQGTARDPQRVEQVVAALGKTLVYVGGGRKLVDFAYALGGMPADRITLVGLPGTGVGSGGAYRGEQLQPLGRDFLTALRGGRADAFLSAHPSLRVRT is encoded by the coding sequence GTGACGAGACGACGCCTGCTGGGCCTGGCCGCCCTGGTGGCGGCACTGCTGGTCGCCGGTGGGGCGGTGGTGGCCACCCGACTGACCGGGCACCACACGCCGACCCCCGCCGCCGCGCCGACCACCTCGCCACCCGGCTCACCCACGCCCGCGCCGACCACCGCCAGCCCGACCCCGCCGCCCGGCGCCGACCTGACCGGCCCGCTCAACCTGATGCTCGTCGGCGTGGACACCCGGGTCAGCATCCCCGGCTGGGAGCCGCACGCCGACGCCGTGCTGCTGCTGCACGTGCCCGCCGGGCTGGACCGGGCCTACCTGTTCTCGCTCCCCCGCGACCTGGTGGTCGACATCCCCGCCTACCCGAAGGCCCGCTACCCGGGCGGGCGGACCAAACTCACCCACGCGATGAGCTACGGCAGCCGCGTCCCCGGCGACAAGGCCCACCCGAGCACCGCCCAGGGCTACGAACTGCTGCGCGCCACGGTCGCCCGCTACACCGGGCTGCGCGTCGACGCCGGCGCGGTGATCACCTTCGGCGGCTTCGACAAGCTGGTGGACACGCTCGGCGGCGTCGACCTCTACGTCGACCAGAAGGTCGCCTCCCGGCACCGCCGCCCGGACGGGACGATGCGACCGCTCGGCGGCGGCGGGTACACCGGACCGCAGATGATCTACCAGAAGGGCGACCGGCACCTGGTCGGCTGGCAGGCGCTCGACTACGCCCGGCAGCGCTACACCGCCGGCGGCGACTACACCCGGCAGCGGCACCAGCAGCAACTCGTCCGCGCGCTCGCCCGCAAACTCCTCGACCAGGGCACGGCCCGCGACCCGCAGCGGGTCGAGCAGGTCGTCGCCGCGCTCGGCAAAACCCTGGTGTACGTCGGCGGCGGCCGGAAGCTGGTCGACTTCGCGTACGCCCTGGGCGGGATGCCGGCGGACCGGATCACGCTGGTCGGGCTCCCCGGCACCGGGGTGGGCAGCGGGGGCGCGTACCGCGGCGAACAGCTCCAGCCGCTGGGCCGCGACTTCCTCACCGCGCTGCGCGGCGGCCGGGCCGACGCCTTCCTGTCCGCGCACCCGTCGCTGCGGGTCAGGACCTGA
- a CDS encoding GuaB3 family IMP dehydrogenase-related protein produces MRDVVEIGLGKTAQRGYHLDDIAIVPSRRTRDVDDVSTAWQLDAYQFGIPCVAHPSDATMSPASAVRLGELGGLGVLNVEGLWTRYENPAKILEELAGLGEDARATKRLQEVYAEPIRPDLIAERVRELRAGGGTVAVRVSPQHTLALAPVILDAGVDILVIQGTLVSAEHVSTTDEPLNLKEFIADLDLPVIVGGCTDYKTALHLMRTGAAGVIVGIGGDDWSTTESVLGIRVPMATAIADAAAARRDYLDETGGRYVHLIADGDMQTSGDIAKALGCGADAVMLGEPLSLCEEAPAGGAWWHSAASHPSLPRGAFEVAGEPIGSMERLLFGPADEPDGQLNLFGGLRRAMAKCGYRDLKEFQKVGLVLDR; encoded by the coding sequence ATGCGTGACGTGGTCGAGATCGGGCTGGGCAAGACCGCGCAGCGCGGTTACCACCTGGACGACATCGCCATCGTGCCGAGCCGCCGCACCCGGGACGTCGACGACGTCTCCACCGCGTGGCAGCTCGACGCCTACCAGTTCGGCATCCCCTGCGTCGCGCACCCCTCGGACGCGACCATGAGCCCGGCCTCCGCGGTGCGCCTCGGCGAGCTGGGCGGCCTCGGTGTGCTCAACGTCGAGGGCCTCTGGACCCGCTACGAGAACCCGGCCAAGATCCTGGAGGAGCTGGCCGGCCTCGGCGAGGACGCCCGGGCCACCAAGCGGCTCCAGGAGGTCTACGCCGAGCCGATCCGCCCCGACCTGATCGCCGAGCGGGTCCGCGAGCTGCGGGCCGGCGGCGGCACGGTGGCCGTCCGGGTCTCGCCGCAGCACACCCTGGCGCTGGCCCCGGTGATCCTGGACGCCGGCGTGGACATCCTGGTCATCCAGGGCACGCTGGTATCCGCCGAGCACGTCTCCACCACCGACGAGCCGCTGAACCTCAAGGAGTTCATCGCCGACCTCGACCTGCCGGTCATCGTCGGTGGCTGCACCGACTACAAGACCGCGCTGCACCTGATGCGCACCGGCGCGGCCGGCGTGATCGTGGGCATCGGCGGCGACGACTGGTCGACCACCGAGTCGGTGCTCGGCATCCGGGTGCCGATGGCCACCGCGATCGCGGACGCCGCCGCGGCCCGCCGTGACTACCTGGACGAGACCGGTGGCCGGTACGTGCACCTGATCGCCGACGGCGACATGCAGACCTCCGGCGACATCGCCAAGGCGCTCGGCTGCGGCGCGGACGCCGTGATGCTCGGCGAGCCGCTCTCGCTCTGCGAGGAGGCCCCGGCCGGCGGCGCCTGGTGGCACTCCGCGGCCAGCCACCCGTCGCTGCCCCGGGGCGCGTTCGAGGTGGCCGGTGAGCCGATCGGCTCGATGGAGCGGCTGCTGTTCGGTCCGGCCGACGAGCCGGACGGCCAGCTCAACCTCTTCGGCGGCCTGCGCCGGGCGATGGCGAAGTGCGGCTACCGCGACCTCAAGGAGTTCCAGAAGGTCGGCCTGGTCCTGGACCGCTGA